In Patescibacteria group bacterium, a single window of DNA contains:
- a CDS encoding ROK family protein — MYILFDIGGTKMRIAGSKDLNNFSEPIVVDTPKNAEDGIQTLKRIIGDIAKGEPVTALAGGVPGSLNREKSKLTHSPHLGTWIDLDIKGELEKTFDSTVYLENDSALVGLGEAVAGAGKGYSIVAYITVSTGVGGARIVNGKIDNNVFGFEPGHQIIDMYGTVCPSCSEGEHQDGGGHLEGYVSGTSVERCFSKRAYEITDNAVWDELAKWLAYGLNNTIVHWSPNVVVLGGSMIVKEVGIKVANVSQHLHNILKIVPEIPELKQATLEDFGGLHGALALLKQHKSTNKEVA; from the coding sequence ATGTATATTTTATTTGACATCGGAGGAACAAAGATGAGAATCGCTGGTTCAAAGGATCTCAATAATTTTAGTGAACCGATAGTTGTAGATACTCCGAAGAATGCCGAGGACGGAATTCAAACACTCAAACGAATAATCGGTGATATCGCAAAAGGAGAACCAGTAACCGCACTTGCCGGAGGTGTCCCTGGGTCACTTAATCGTGAGAAAAGCAAACTTACTCATTCACCACATTTGGGTACGTGGATAGACTTGGATATCAAAGGAGAACTTGAAAAAACTTTTGACAGTACAGTTTATTTAGAAAACGATTCGGCTCTTGTTGGTTTAGGAGAAGCAGTTGCCGGTGCTGGAAAAGGATACTCAATAGTAGCGTACATAACAGTGAGCACAGGCGTTGGCGGTGCGCGCATAGTAAACGGCAAAATAGACAATAATGTGTTTGGATTTGAGCCGGGGCATCAAATAATAGACATGTATGGAACAGTATGTCCCTCCTGCTCTGAAGGAGAGCATCAAGACGGGGGAGGGCATCTTGAGGGGTATGTATCAGGCACTTCGGTTGAACGGTGCTTTTCCAAACGAGCGTATGAAATCACAGACAATGCAGTATGGGACGAGCTTGCAAAGTGGCTTGCGTATGGACTCAATAATACAATAGTGCACTGGTCTCCGAATGTAGTTGTGCTCGGAGGCTCTATGATTGTAAAAGAAGTTGGAATAAAGGTTGCTAACGTCTCCCAACATTTACACAACATTTTAAAGATTGTCCCGGAAATTCCTGAATTAAAACAAGCTACGCTTGAAGACTTTGGAGGACTCCATGGAGCGCTCGCACTATTAAAACAGCACAAAAGCACAAATAAAGAAGTGGCATAA